In one Agathobacter rectalis ATCC 33656 genomic region, the following are encoded:
- a CDS encoding helix-turn-helix domain-containing protein gives MQEHHLNGNDLAALSGVTAATISRYLNGLRTPTVDNVVLLADALDVSVDYLLGRHNVPDDKMLVSLYSIASSDDKRVLWTLLERYGGNHGTTKRQ, from the coding sequence ATGCAGGAACACCATTTGAACGGTAACGACCTTGCCGCTCTTTCCGGTGTGACTGCCGCTACAATCTCACGCTACCTCAATGGACTGCGAACACCGACCGTCGATAATGTCGTGCTACTGGCTGATGCCCTCGATGTGTCCGTAGATTACCTTCTTGGACGGCATAATGTCCCGGACGATAAAATGCTCGTGTCCTTGTATTCCATCGCTTCCAGCGACGATAAGCGTGTCCTATGGACGCTCCTGGAAAGATACGGAGGAAACCATGGAACAACTAAACGGCAATGA
- a CDS encoding tyrosine-type recombinase/integrase yields the protein MKLPNGYGSVTKLSGNRRKPYLARVTLGWITDEQTGKTVQNRVPLGTFKTKKEALQALAEYGANPYDIQNAAMTLAELYDKWTAAYFPTLESESSCRTIKSAWSYCHAIAGMRVKDLRARHIKGIMEDGYIIPSRGANKGEKVLASAGTKSRIKSMFNLMLDYALEYELVDKNYSRTFELSDDIIKEKEEAKRGHIIFQDSEMQTLWENVGKIRFVDWVLIQCYMGWRPQELAILELEDVHLEERYIVGGMKTQAGRHRMVPIHPKIFDLVKKNYDYALELGSHRLFNDPDSPKGGMAITYDKYAGRFDKVITALKLRDDHRPHDPRMTFITMAKKAEVDEYTIKKLVGHRITDITEAAYTDRDLEWLRAELEKIP from the coding sequence ATGAAACTACCTAACGGCTACGGCAGCGTGACAAAACTTTCCGGAAACCGTCGTAAGCCTTACCTGGCCCGTGTTACTCTAGGCTGGATCACGGACGAACAGACCGGAAAGACCGTGCAAAACCGTGTTCCTCTTGGAACATTCAAGACTAAGAAGGAAGCTCTGCAGGCACTCGCTGAGTACGGAGCTAATCCTTACGATATACAAAATGCCGCTATGACCCTGGCGGAACTCTACGACAAATGGACTGCAGCTTACTTCCCTACCCTGGAAAGTGAATCATCCTGCCGTACCATCAAGTCAGCATGGAGCTACTGCCACGCCATTGCCGGAATGCGTGTTAAGGACCTGCGTGCCCGCCACATCAAGGGCATAATGGAAGATGGCTACATCATTCCTTCACGTGGAGCCAATAAGGGCGAAAAGGTGCTTGCGTCTGCAGGCACAAAATCCCGGATCAAGTCTATGTTTAATTTAATGCTGGACTATGCGCTCGAATATGAGCTTGTTGATAAGAACTACTCCCGCACATTTGAACTGTCGGACGACATCATCAAAGAAAAGGAAGAAGCAAAACGTGGCCACATCATCTTCCAGGACTCAGAGATGCAGACGCTTTGGGAAAACGTCGGCAAAATCCGGTTCGTGGACTGGGTTCTCATACAGTGCTACATGGGATGGCGACCGCAAGAACTCGCCATACTGGAACTAGAGGACGTGCATCTTGAAGAACGCTATATTGTCGGTGGTATGAAAACACAGGCCGGGCGACACCGTATGGTGCCTATCCACCCGAAAATATTTGACCTGGTTAAGAAAAACTACGACTATGCCCTTGAACTTGGAAGCCACCGGCTCTTTAATGATCCGGATTCTCCAAAGGGCGGCATGGCAATCACCTACGACAAATATGCCGGCCGTTTCGATAAAGTGATCACCGCTCTCAAACTCAGAGACGATCATCGGCCGCACGACCCTCGAATGACATTCATCACCATGGCAAAGAAAGCCGAGGTTGACGAATACACCATCAAAAAACTTGTCGGTCACAGAATCACCGACATAACAGAGGCGGCTTATACAGACCGTGACTTAGAATGGCTCAGAGCCGAACTGGAAAAGATACCGTAA
- a CDS encoding GGGtGRT protein, with protein sequence MALFEAYERRIDQINAVLNSYGISSIEEAEKITKDAGLDVYDQVKKIQPICFENACWAYTVGAAIAIKKGCRRAADAAAAIGEGLQAFCIPGSVADHRKVGLGHGNLGKMLLEEETECFCFLAGHESFAAAEGAIGIAEKANKVRQKPLRVILNGLGKDAAQIISRINGFTFVETQYDYKAAKLNIVSEHAYSDGLRATVKCYGADDVQEGVAIMHHENVGVSITGNSTNPTRFQHPVAGTYKKECIEQGKKYFSVASGGGTGRTLHPDNMAAGPASYGMTDTMGRMHSDAQFAGSSSVPAHVEMMGLIGMGNNPMVGATVAVAVSIEEAAEAGKF encoded by the coding sequence ATGGCATTATTTGAAGCATATGAAAGAAGAATAGACCAGATCAATGCTGTACTTAACAGCTATGGTATCAGCTCAATCGAAGAAGCTGAAAAGATTACAAAGGACGCTGGACTTGATGTTTACGATCAGGTAAAGAAAATCCAGCCAATCTGTTTCGAGAACGCTTGCTGGGCATACACAGTTGGTGCAGCAATCGCAATCAAAAAAGGATGTAGAAGAGCAGCAGACGCTGCAGCAGCAATCGGAGAGGGACTTCAGGCATTCTGTATCCCTGGATCAGTTGCTGATCACCGTAAGGTAGGTTTAGGACATGGTAACCTTGGAAAGATGCTCCTCGAGGAGGAGACAGAGTGCTTCTGTTTCTTAGCAGGTCACGAGTCATTCGCAGCTGCTGAGGGTGCTATCGGAATCGCTGAGAAGGCAAACAAGGTTCGTCAGAAACCACTGCGTGTTATCCTTAACGGACTTGGAAAAGACGCTGCACAGATCATCTCACGTATCAACGGATTCACATTCGTAGAGACACAGTATGACTACAAGGCAGCTAAGCTCAACATCGTATCTGAGCATGCATACTCAGACGGACTCCGTGCAACAGTTAAGTGTTACGGTGCAGATGATGTTCAGGAAGGTGTTGCAATCATGCATCACGAGAACGTTGGTGTTTCTATCACAGGAAACTCTACAAACCCAACTCGTTTCCAGCATCCGGTAGCAGGTACATACAAGAAAGAGTGTATCGAGCAGGGCAAGAAGTACTTCTCAGTAGCATCAGGCGGTGGTACAGGACGTACACTTCACCCAGACAACATGGCAGCAGGACCAGCTTCTTACGGTATGACAGATACAATGGGACGTATGCATTCAGATGCACAGTTCGCAGGATCTTCATCAGTTCCGGCTCACGTTGAGATGATGGGACTTATCGGAATGGGTAATAACCCAATGGTTGGTGCTACAGTAGCAGTTGCCGTTTCCATCGAGGAAGCAGCCGAGGCTGGAAAGTTCTAA
- a CDS encoding iron-sulfur cluster assembly scaffold protein — MIYTKEVENMCPVAKGAKHEPAPIPEEGKWVHSKKIEDISGFTHGVGWCAPQQGACKLSLNVKNGVIEEALVETIGCSGMTHSAAMAAEILQGKTILEALNTDLVCDAINTAMRELFLQIVYGRTQSAFSDDGLAVGAGLEDLGKGLRSQVGTMYATKAKGVRYLEMAEGYVTGIALDKNDEVIGYQFVSLGKMTDFIKKGDDANTAWEKASGSYGRVTPEQGAVRIIDPRQE, encoded by the coding sequence ATGATTTACACTAAGGAAGTTGAAAACATGTGTCCTGTAGCTAAGGGCGCAAAACATGAGCCAGCTCCTATCCCAGAAGAAGGAAAATGGGTTCATTCTAAGAAAATTGAGGACATTTCAGGATTTACACACGGTGTAGGCTGGTGTGCACCACAGCAGGGTGCCTGCAAGCTCTCACTCAATGTAAAGAATGGAGTAATTGAAGAGGCATTAGTTGAGACTATCGGATGCTCAGGAATGACACACTCTGCAGCTATGGCAGCAGAAATCTTACAGGGTAAGACAATTCTTGAGGCATTAAACACAGACTTAGTTTGTGATGCCATCAATACAGCTATGAGAGAGTTATTCTTACAGATCGTTTACGGTCGTACACAGTCTGCATTCTCTGATGATGGACTTGCTGTTGGAGCAGGACTTGAGGATTTAGGAAAGGGACTTCGCTCACAGGTTGGTACAATGTACGCAACAAAGGCAAAGGGAGTTCGTTACCTTGAGATGGCTGAGGGCTATGTAACAGGAATCGCTCTTGACAAGAACGATGAAGTAATTGGATACCAGTTCGTTTCTCTTGGAAAAATGACAGATTTTATCAAAAAGGGTGATGACGCTAACACAGCTTGGGAGAAAGCTTCAGGATCATACGGTCGTGTAACTCCAGAGCAGGGTGCTGTTAGGATCATCGATCCAAGACAGGAATAA
- a CDS encoding UDP-N-acetylglucosamine pyrophosphorylase, whose product MENAKITNLYNLDETIAKEYLSQFTYPWEALAGISDFIKELGPTLDPEIYEKRGEDIWVAKSATVFDSAYLHGPLIICEDAEIRQCAFIRGSAIVGKGSVVGNSTELKNVIIFNSVQVPHYNYVGDSILGYKSHMGAGSITSNVKSDKTLVVVKDVYDTKEEIETGRKKFGAMLGDHVEVGCNSVLNPGTVIGRNSNIYPLSRVRGVIPANHIFKDKDNVVLKK is encoded by the coding sequence ATGGAAAACGCAAAAATAACAAACCTCTATAATCTGGATGAAACAATCGCAAAGGAGTATTTATCACAGTTCACTTATCCATGGGAGGCACTTGCCGGAATAAGTGATTTCATCAAGGAGCTCGGACCAACACTTGACCCTGAAATCTATGAGAAAAGAGGCGAGGATATCTGGGTAGCAAAGAGCGCAACAGTATTTGACAGCGCATATCTGCACGGTCCACTCATCATCTGCGAGGATGCAGAAATCAGACAGTGTGCTTTTATCCGTGGCAGTGCAATCGTAGGAAAGGGCTCAGTAGTAGGTAACTCCACAGAGCTTAAAAATGTAATCATCTTCAATTCAGTACAGGTGCCACACTACAACTATGTAGGAGATTCAATTCTTGGCTACAAATCACATATGGGCGCAGGCTCTATTACATCAAATGTAAAGAGTGACAAGACTCTTGTAGTCGTAAAGGATGTTTACGATACAAAAGAGGAGATTGAAACCGGTCGCAAGAAATTCGGCGCTATGCTCGGTGACCATGTGGAGGTGGGCTGCAACTCAGTGCTCAATCCGGGAACAGTAATAGGAAGAAATTCAAACATTTATCCGCTTTCAAGAGTACGCGGAGTCATCCCTGCAAACCACATTTTCAAGGACAAGGACAACGTAGTTCTTAAAAAATAG
- a CDS encoding type IA DNA topoisomerase encodes MGKSLIITEKPSVAQEFAKVLRVSGRNDGYIENGEYVISWCVGHLVGLVYPESYDMKYKKWRLEDLPFLPKEYKYDVIDSVRKQYNIVHALLQREDIDRVYWAGDAGKEGQTIEENIRNFGGVREGMEELRVWIDSQTEEEILRGIKEAKPMSAYANLGKSGIMRTIEDYAMGINFSRVMSVKYGNLLNDAAGTRSYTAIAVGRVMTCVLGMVVIREREIRNFKETPFYRVIGRFTDAGVEAEWKAVEGSRYFESPLLYKENGFKEEKDALALIEELNGKQAKIKSIVKNITKKRAPLLFNLAELQAECSKKFKISPDETLQVAQDLYEKKLTTYPRTDARVLSSAVAKEIGKNIGRLKGFEPTADFVEHIMQKRLYTNIADTQYTDDSKVTDHYAIIPTGQLTELSGLTSLQRAVFELIVRRFLSIFYPPAEYENVKLVVDVDKESFFASSKVLKSEGYLQVANPPKKKSFEESNARILGKNSETADSTDENSTANGSNDEIVVNPKVMLELADKLKAGDEIACQGYNIKFGKTSPPKRYTSGSMVLAMENAGQLIEDEELREQIKGSGIGTSATRAEIIQKLVRIGYLNLNKKTQILTPESLGEMVFEVVYMTVPALLNPKMTANWEKGLDGITRGTVDFWEYRGKLESFIRKETEKMIEQNLRPEIADRISSFAGKNARGAAARRKIGVKCPVCGGEIVTTPFGYGCANYKNDKSGCNFNIGQVAGLDIPEEQVKKLIEEGITDTIRGFKSKSGKRFDACLKLNKDEQTNKVSATFDFENVKPQKVEGIVCPDCGGDIYVSPYGYRCANYNRQTEDGCHFFVGRIADKQLSQVQFLELMANGRTETIKGFKSKSGKRFNACLVLKKEPVTEGSEKMHTVVAFDFDNVEDEIIKDVVCPLCGGQIKKTSFGYGCVNYKGDEPGSCRFSVGQIAGKTITAANLKQLLNDKKTETIRGFKSKSGKRFDACLVLKEDENKKLSVQFDFDHVEPKTVKDVVCPKCGGKIQVAPFGFVCENNRRDDPESCRFMVGKVASVKIKESVLKELLTKKKTEVISGFVSKTGMKFDAPLKLTEDGDIAFDFPEKPKPIETNVLCPKCGRPLKKTQWKYECECGFNVWHTVAKVELSEEILTELFTTGKTKKKVTGFTSKAGNVFDTCLKFENDQISFDFDNPGEEEVQSTAEVHNNADAHNNADAQSNADAYNNADTQSNTDAHNNAEVQSTADDAPDETTLNEMGIPEEFLAGFDMAADSVQADDVSEAALAAAHELFGE; translated from the coding sequence ATGGGAAAATCACTGATAATAACAGAGAAGCCATCTGTGGCACAGGAATTTGCGAAGGTGCTGCGGGTGAGCGGACGTAATGACGGTTATATAGAAAATGGAGAATATGTGATTTCATGGTGCGTGGGACATCTGGTCGGGCTGGTCTACCCTGAGTCCTACGACATGAAATACAAGAAATGGCGTCTTGAGGATCTGCCGTTTCTGCCAAAGGAATACAAATATGATGTGATAGACAGCGTGCGCAAGCAGTACAATATTGTGCACGCTCTTTTGCAGAGAGAGGACATTGACAGAGTTTACTGGGCAGGTGATGCCGGAAAAGAAGGACAGACTATTGAGGAGAATATCAGAAACTTTGGTGGTGTCAGGGAAGGCATGGAGGAGCTTCGAGTCTGGATAGATTCGCAGACTGAGGAGGAAATCCTAAGAGGCATAAAAGAGGCAAAGCCGATGAGTGCGTATGCAAACCTCGGAAAGAGCGGCATCATGCGTACCATCGAAGACTATGCGATGGGCATCAACTTTTCGCGTGTCATGTCGGTCAAATACGGCAATCTGCTAAACGATGCAGCGGGTACACGCTCGTACACGGCAATCGCGGTCGGACGAGTGATGACCTGTGTGCTTGGAATGGTAGTAATCCGTGAGCGTGAAATCAGAAACTTTAAGGAGACTCCGTTTTACAGGGTAATCGGCAGGTTTACGGATGCCGGTGTAGAGGCAGAGTGGAAGGCTGTAGAAGGCTCAAGGTACTTTGAATCACCGCTTTTATACAAGGAAAACGGCTTCAAAGAGGAAAAAGATGCACTCGCTTTAATTGAAGAATTAAACGGCAAACAGGCAAAAATTAAATCTATAGTTAAGAATATTACTAAAAAAAGAGCACCGCTTCTTTTCAACCTGGCGGAGTTGCAGGCAGAGTGCTCAAAGAAGTTTAAAATCAGCCCTGATGAGACATTACAGGTGGCTCAGGATCTGTATGAAAAAAAGCTCACAACCTATCCTAGAACAGATGCCAGGGTGCTTTCAAGCGCTGTGGCAAAGGAGATTGGAAAAAACATAGGCAGGCTTAAAGGTTTTGAACCGACAGCAGACTTTGTGGAGCATATTATGCAAAAGAGGCTATATACCAACATAGCTGATACGCAGTACACGGATGACAGCAAGGTAACAGACCACTATGCTATCATTCCGACAGGTCAGCTTACAGAGCTTTCGGGGCTTACATCGCTTCAAAGAGCAGTATTTGAGCTGATTGTCAGGCGTTTCCTTAGTATTTTTTATCCACCGGCAGAGTATGAGAATGTGAAGCTTGTCGTAGATGTGGATAAGGAAAGTTTTTTTGCATCATCAAAGGTACTAAAGAGCGAGGGCTATTTACAGGTGGCGAATCCGCCGAAAAAGAAGTCGTTTGAGGAATCAAACGCACGAATACTTGGTAAAAACAGTGAAACTGCAGATAGTACAGATGAAAACAGCACAGCAAACGGCAGCAATGATGAGATAGTCGTAAATCCCAAGGTGATGCTTGAGCTTGCCGATAAGCTAAAGGCGGGTGATGAGATAGCATGCCAAGGCTATAATATCAAGTTTGGTAAGACATCTCCGCCAAAGCGCTATACATCAGGCTCCATGGTGCTTGCCATGGAAAATGCAGGACAGCTTATCGAGGACGAGGAGCTTCGTGAGCAGATAAAGGGCTCAGGAATAGGCACCTCAGCAACGAGAGCGGAGATAATCCAGAAGCTTGTCCGTATAGGATATCTGAATCTTAACAAAAAGACACAGATACTCACACCCGAAAGCCTTGGCGAGATGGTGTTTGAGGTCGTATACATGACAGTTCCGGCACTTCTTAATCCAAAGATGACAGCCAACTGGGAAAAGGGACTGGACGGAATTACAAGGGGCACGGTGGATTTCTGGGAATACAGGGGAAAGCTTGAGAGCTTTATCCGCAAAGAGACAGAAAAGATGATTGAGCAGAATCTGCGCCCTGAGATTGCAGACCGCATCAGCAGCTTTGCAGGCAAAAATGCCAGAGGTGCGGCGGCCAGACGAAAGATAGGTGTCAAGTGCCCTGTTTGCGGTGGCGAGATAGTGACCACACCGTTTGGCTATGGCTGCGCCAATTACAAAAATGATAAATCAGGATGTAATTTTAATATCGGACAGGTGGCAGGACTTGATATTCCGGAGGAACAGGTCAAAAAGCTGATTGAAGAAGGAATCACCGACACAATCCGTGGTTTTAAGTCGAAGAGCGGCAAACGCTTTGATGCATGCTTAAAGCTCAACAAGGATGAACAGACGAACAAGGTATCAGCCACCTTTGATTTTGAAAATGTAAAGCCGCAAAAGGTCGAGGGCATTGTATGCCCGGACTGTGGAGGCGATATATATGTGTCGCCATACGGCTACCGATGTGCAAACTATAACAGACAGACAGAGGATGGCTGCCATTTCTTCGTTGGAAGGATAGCAGACAAGCAGCTGTCACAGGTACAGTTTTTAGAGCTCATGGCAAACGGCAGAACAGAGACGATAAAGGGCTTTAAATCAAAATCGGGAAAGCGCTTCAACGCATGCCTCGTTTTAAAGAAGGAGCCGGTCACAGAGGGAAGTGAGAAAATGCACACCGTCGTAGCATTTGACTTTGACAATGTGGAGGACGAAATCATAAAGGATGTCGTCTGTCCGCTTTGTGGTGGTCAGATAAAAAAGACATCGTTTGGCTATGGCTGTGTGAACTACAAGGGTGATGAGCCGGGAAGCTGCCGCTTTTCGGTGGGACAGATTGCGGGAAAGACAATCACAGCCGCAAACTTAAAGCAGCTTCTTAATGATAAAAAGACCGAGACCATACGAGGCTTTAAATCCAAAAGCGGGAAACGCTTCGATGCGTGCCTGGTGCTTAAGGAGGATGAAAACAAAAAGCTCTCTGTCCAGTTTGATTTTGACCATGTAGAGCCAAAGACAGTGAAGGATGTAGTATGTCCGAAGTGCGGAGGCAAAATCCAGGTGGCGCCATTTGGCTTTGTATGCGAGAACAACAGGCGTGATGATCCTGAGAGCTGCCGCTTTATGGTGGGCAAGGTCGCAAGCGTCAAAATAAAGGAATCAGTCCTTAAGGAACTTTTGACAAAGAAAAAGACAGAAGTTATATCAGGATTTGTCTCAAAGACAGGCATGAAGTTTGACGCACCGCTAAAGCTCACAGAAGACGGAGATATAGCCTTTGATTTCCCCGAAAAGCCTAAGCCAATCGAGACAAATGTACTCTGTCCAAAGTGTGGCAGACCTCTCAAAAAGACACAGTGGAAATATGAGTGTGAGTGCGGCTTCAATGTTTGGCATACTGTGGCAAAGGTGGAGCTTTCAGAGGAAATTCTCACGGAGCTGTTTACCACAGGAAAGACTAAAAAGAAGGTCACAGGCTTCACCTCCAAGGCGGGAAATGTATTCGATACATGTCTTAAGTTTGAAAATGACCAGATATCATTTGATTTCGATAACCCCGGCGAGGAAGAAGTGCAGAGCACGGCTGAAGTACATAACAATGCTGATGCACATAACAATGCCGATGCACAGAGCAATGCTGATGCATATAACAATGCTGATACACAGAGCAATACTGATGCACATAACAATGCTGAAGTACAGAGCACGGCAGATGATGCGCCGGATGAGACAACCCTGAATGAGATGGGAATCCCAGAGGAATTTCTGGCAGGATTTGATATGGCAGCTGATAGTGTACAGGCAGATGATGTGTCGGAGGCGGCACTTGCGGCGGCGCATGAGCTGTTCGGTGAGTAG
- a CDS encoding ATP-binding protein, with protein MKAKHTDLEKLEQLYKESGNQLVVLYGRRGCQKEELIKEFCDGKKFFYYRCRQASPEHQLEMMGEEISRQYKVSLSRQTYEEYFARIKSGDPSKLVVIIDEAQFVAKRDTSFMEAVAKLKKHKLYPGPVLIILATSSTVWATQEASEQFKGAEMKLESLNFLEVVRHFESLPVAEIVRIYGAIGGVPAYLDKWDAAKSFKENICRLVLTPSGALYGEADAVISSELRELSAYSTILAAIARGENKLNDIFHATGFSRAKISVYLKNLATFNIVEKVVSFETGGWENAKKGVYQIKDTFVNFWFKFVYPNMSNLYLLSPEEFYDTYIEKELDAYLERYFREVCTEYLLILNQMGQLPFTIKRVGTWIGKTGRIDIVAQSEDRRSIIGFCNWDKPMMTMDMCENMAMAMDQARLTSDDYYLFSATDFEPALQSYVVRDPRFKLINMNEL; from the coding sequence ATGAAAGCAAAACACACAGATTTAGAGAAACTTGAGCAGCTCTATAAAGAGTCGGGTAACCAGCTCGTAGTGCTCTACGGAAGGAGAGGCTGTCAAAAGGAGGAGCTCATAAAGGAATTTTGTGACGGAAAGAAATTCTTTTACTACAGATGCAGACAGGCATCGCCAGAGCATCAGCTTGAGATGATGGGGGAGGAGATAAGCCGTCAGTACAAGGTGAGCCTGAGCAGACAGACATATGAGGAGTACTTCGCGAGAATCAAATCAGGTGACCCTTCCAAGCTTGTCGTGATAATCGATGAGGCACAGTTTGTGGCAAAGAGGGATACATCATTTATGGAAGCAGTTGCAAAGCTTAAAAAGCACAAGCTGTATCCGGGACCTGTACTTATAATACTTGCCACATCATCTACAGTCTGGGCAACACAGGAGGCATCAGAGCAGTTTAAGGGAGCCGAAATGAAGCTTGAATCGCTCAATTTCCTTGAGGTTGTAAGACATTTTGAAAGTCTTCCGGTCGCGGAAATCGTGAGGATTTACGGAGCAATCGGTGGAGTTCCGGCATATCTGGATAAGTGGGATGCAGCTAAATCCTTTAAGGAAAATATATGCAGGCTCGTATTGACACCATCGGGAGCACTGTATGGTGAGGCGGATGCTGTTATATCCTCAGAGCTTCGAGAGCTTTCTGCATATAGCACAATACTTGCAGCAATCGCAAGAGGTGAGAACAAGCTCAATGATATTTTCCATGCGACAGGATTTTCGCGTGCCAAAATCAGCGTATATTTAAAAAATCTTGCCACCTTCAATATCGTGGAAAAAGTAGTTTCATTTGAGACCGGCGGATGGGAAAATGCAAAGAAGGGAGTATATCAGATAAAAGACACATTTGTTAATTTCTGGTTTAAGTTTGTCTATCCGAATATGTCTAATCTGTATCTGCTTTCACCGGAAGAGTTTTATGATACATATATAGAAAAAGAGCTTGATGCGTATCTTGAGAGATATTTCAGGGAGGTCTGCACAGAGTATCTGCTTATATTAAATCAGATGGGACAGCTTCCGTTTACCATAAAGCGTGTGGGTACATGGATTGGAAAGACAGGCCGCATAGACATCGTGGCTCAGAGCGAGGATAGAAGGAGTATCATCGGCTTCTGCAACTGGGACAAGCCAATGATGACCATGGATATGTGCGAGAATATGGCTATGGCTATGGATCAGGCAAGGCTTACATCTGATGACTATTATCTGTTTTCGGCAACGGATTTTGAACCTGCACTGCAAAGCTATGTAGTCAGAGACCCTAGATTCAAGCTCATCAACATGAATGAATTATAG
- a CDS encoding MATE family efflux transporter: protein MVNGSIMDKLISFALPLMISGILQLAFNAVDIIVVGQFSGSKSLAAVGSTTALINVFVNLFMGISLGANVLAARFYAAGKDEEMSKTVHTAIMIALISGIVMGVVGVIFARGALEIMGTPDDVIGLSTIYMRIYFCGMPFFMLYNYGAAILRAVGDTKRPLIFLIISGCINALLNLFFVIVCKLDVAGVAIGTIVSQFVSSVLVLYCLSKADTSYKLCFNKLAIDKEYMLQIFQVGIPAGIQSTVINISNAMLQSSVNSFGSIAMAGYTAANNILGFLYVSVNSITQACMSFTSQNYAVGKQKRMDRVLIDCLFLTTAVALVMGSASYIFGTQILGIYTSNSEVIKSGLEIISITTIPYFLCGIMDLFPGALRGMGYSTVPMILSIIGTVGVRIIWIYGLFPSHRSLFFLFISYPGSWIATIIMQAICYMFVRNKVKATIGARK, encoded by the coding sequence ATGGTGAACGGTTCAATAATGGATAAGCTTATTTCATTTGCGTTGCCGCTTATGATTTCGGGTATTTTACAGCTGGCATTCAATGCGGTGGATATTATTGTCGTGGGACAGTTTAGTGGCAGCAAATCACTTGCGGCTGTTGGCTCGACTACGGCACTTATCAATGTGTTTGTCAATCTGTTTATGGGTATATCGCTTGGTGCGAATGTGCTCGCTGCCCGATTTTATGCGGCAGGCAAGGATGAGGAGATGTCTAAGACGGTGCACACCGCTATTATGATTGCGCTCATAAGTGGTATTGTGATGGGTGTGGTCGGTGTTATTTTTGCAAGGGGTGCGCTGGAAATCATGGGTACACCGGATGATGTCATAGGTCTTTCCACTATTTATATGAGGATTTATTTTTGCGGTATGCCGTTTTTTATGCTTTATAACTATGGTGCGGCGATTTTGCGTGCTGTCGGCGATACAAAGAGACCTCTTATCTTTTTGATTATTTCAGGCTGTATCAATGCACTGCTCAATCTGTTTTTTGTAATAGTGTGCAAACTGGATGTTGCAGGTGTTGCAATCGGTACGATTGTTTCGCAGTTTGTTTCCAGCGTACTTGTATTATATTGTTTGAGCAAAGCAGATACCAGCTATAAGCTCTGCTTTAATAAGCTTGCGATTGATAAGGAATATATGCTTCAGATATTTCAGGTGGGAATTCCGGCCGGCATACAGAGCACAGTCATAAATATCTCAAATGCCATGCTTCAGTCATCAGTCAATTCCTTTGGCTCAATAGCAATGGCTGGATATACGGCGGCAAACAATATACTTGGCTTTTTGTATGTATCTGTCAACTCAATCACACAGGCCTGCATGAGCTTCACGAGCCAGAACTATGCGGTAGGAAAACAAAAGAGAATGGACAGGGTACTGATAGACTGTCTGTTCCTCACGACAGCGGTAGCACTTGTGATGGGAAGTGCTTCATACATATTTGGAACACAGATACTTGGCATATATACAAGTAATAGCGAGGTAATTAAATCAGGACTTGAGATTATTTCGATTACAACAATCCCATATTTCCTGTGTGGAATCATGGACCTTTTTCCGGGAGCACTAAGAGGAATGGGATACTCAACTGTACCTATGATACTTTCTATAATAGGAACAGTCGGAGTCAGAATCATCTGGATATATGGTCTGTTTCCAAGCCACAGGTCGCTGTTTTTCCTGTTTATATCATATCCCGGTTCATGGATAGCGACAATCATCATGCAGGCTATCTGCTATATGTTTGTCAGAAATAAAGTGAAAGCTACAATAGGAGCTCGGAAATAA